The genomic region GGCACGATCCCCGCCATCTATCATCACGCCCTCGACAACACGGTGAAAGCTGCCGTGATTGGCCTGGTGGATGTGATGAAGAAAGACGATGTAGGGCTGTGGATCGAAGCGCAGGTGCGTGAGCACGCCGCCTACAAGAACCTCATCAAGCCGCTGGTCGATGACCATGTGTTGGGCTGGTCTTCCGGCGCGCTGCCGGGCGGACGGCAAGTCAACAAGGCGACCGGCGAGATCACACGCTGGCCGATTGTCGAAGCCTCCATGACGCCTAGCCCGATGGAATGGCGCATGGCGGCGCAGTGGCCCGTGCAGAACATCAAGGCGCTCTATCAGCAGGCCGGCTTGCCCTTCAGTGTTGTTTCCAAAGCTCTACGCCCCAAACCGCCCCAGGCGTCATTGGACGATCAGATCGCGGTCGAACTGGAGCTTCTTCGGATATTGGAATTGTCCTGAGTACAGGAGGAGTAATCACCATGAGTGCAGATTTTGGAGTTTTGGAGCGCCAGCGGGATGAAGCCGTTTCTAAGGCGCAAAAGGCGTTGATGGCCGGCGACTTGGAGTCTGGGCGCACCTACCGCGCCGAGGCTGAAAAGCTCACCGAGTCGATGCGCGAGTTGAAGTCGCTGAGCGAACTGGGCGGCGGCATCGCTATGCGGCGCCCGCCTCTGCCTGGCACGACCGGCGTCGAGGAGGACATCGCCACCAACGCGGCCAAAGCGGCCTACGTGGCGCGGTTCGGCTCGCTGGAGGGGTCGATCAAGGGCATCCTGACCGACCTGCACGGCGCCGAGTACGAAGGGCTGTACTGGCAGCAGCGGGCGGCCTTCAAGACCTACCTGCGCCGCGGCGACAGCGGTCTGGATCGGTCGCAGTTCACCCTGCTCAAGCAGATCGTGCTGACGCCGAACTTTGTCAAGAGCGCCATCCAGCAGGGCATGGACAGCGTGGCGTCCATCAAGTCCACGATGGTCGAGGCAATCGACACCCTCGGCGGTTTCGCCGTTCCGGTCGATTTTCAGTCGCGCGTGATCGAACGCTTGAAGGGCGAGACGGTCGTGCGCGGCGGCGCCAGCGTGGACAACACCAGCCGTGATACGGTCGAAATTCCGGTGAGCACCGGCGGCACGGATCAGTATTCGAGCGCGGTGCGCGTGACCTGGGTCGATGAGAAGCCCACGGCGGGCACGGCGGCTACGAACCTGACCTTTGGCATGGAACAGGTGCCCGTGCATACGGTGATGGCCGAGACCGGCTTGAGCCGCAACATGATCGAGGACGCAGCGTTCGACATCGAGGAGTTCCTGACCCGCAAGTTTGCGGAAGCGGCCGCCATCGATGAAGACAACAAGTTCATCCTGGGCAGCGGCGTCGGGTGCCCGCAGGGGATTCTGCCGGGTGGTGCGAATCTGTTGGGGTTGACCGAGCGCGTCTCTGGCGACACCGACGACATCACCTGGAACAGCCTGATCAGCCTCTCCTATGCGGTGGCGCGCCAGTACCGGCGCAACGCCAAGTGGATCGCAGAACGCTTCACCTACGAGGAGATCGCCAAGTTCCAGGATGGCACGAGCGGCAACTACCTGTGGAATCCGTACCAGACGGGCGGCGGCGCCAACGGCGCGCCGGCGAAACTGTTGGGGTACGAGCCGCTGGAACAGGAGATCATGCCGAGCGTGGCGGCAAACGCCTACCCGATGATCTTTGGCGACCTGGCCGGCTACCAGATTTTCGACCGCATCGGCATGACGGTCGAGCGCTATCTGGACAGCACCACAGCGCGCCAGAACATGGTCATGTTCGTGATGCGCCGGCGCCTGGGTGGGCAAGTGACGGAGCCGTGGCGCTTCGCTGTCCTGAAGATTGCTTCTAGCTGACGCTTCTAGCTGACCGGATTTTTTTACCGGATAGTATTCCTGGAGGAATAAGACCATGAGTGCAGGAAATCCTACGTTTCACGAGCGCAACCTGGTGGGCTACATCGCCCCCCAGTTGGTTGACGCCGGCAGCGTCAACAGTGGCTGGCTGGCGATTGGCGACGCACAGCGCGTGGTGGCGTTGATCGCCGTTGGCGCCACCGACACGACCGTCGATGCCAAGTTGCAGGCTGCCACCGATTCGAGCGGCACGGGCGCCGCCGACATTACGGACGCTGCGATCACGCAGGTGGGTGCGACCGGCGACAATCGCTTCGCAACCATCGATCTCGACACGAGCAAGTTGGCGGCCACCAGCAACACCCACGTGCGCCTGTTGGTGACGGCGGGCGATGGAACCAGCGGGGCGTATGTGGCGGCCTTCGTGCTGCGCAGCACGCGCCACGCGCCGCCCACGCAGCCGGCTGCCTACGCAGAGCAGGTCGTCGTCGCGGGCTAAGCGTCGATATAGCAACAAGGAACGGGCAGGTTGCGAGTTGCGGCCTGCCCGTTTCGGGATCGACAGGAGAAAGCTATGTTGGTGCAATCGTACTACAACCGCAACCGGGCGCGCGTGCCGCTTCAGGATCGGGTGGAACTCCAAAAAGCGACAGACGCAGCGGCAGCCGGCATCGAGGTCGAAGTGCTCACGGCTGGCATCTACAACGGGCCGAGCCACAAGGCGCTGCCACGCGCCGAGGTGGGTGATCTGATCCGCGTGGCTGGCGGCCCGTACCTGGAAGGGCTGGTCGCCAGCGGGCGATTGCGGCTGCCTGGGCAAGCCGACGAAGAACCCGTTGCGCCGGTGCTCACCTTTGGCACGGCGACCAGCAATACCGGTGATCTTTCACCGCTATTCGAGGCGGAAGCGCCGGCAAGCGGGCACGCTTTCCTGCTTGCCGCCGGCTTGACCGAACGCCAGGCTAAGCTGATTTTCGAGGCCGGCTTCACGAGCAAACTGGCGATTCAGCAGAGTGTGGCGGCGGCGGGTCTGGAAGGGCTGGTTGCCATCAAGGGGATTGGGCAGCAGACCGCACAGCAGGTTGCGGATTGGGCGAATGAGGAGGGCGAATAGTCATGGCCGATCTCGCAAAGCTCAAGCAGGCAATCGAAGCGGTCAAGGCGCAGCGTCCTGACCTGATTTGGAAGAACCTGAACGCGCCGGCGATTGCGGCGTTGCTGAACGCGCCGCGCGTCGTCGCCAACCCGGAAGCAGGACAGCCGACAGGCGAGCGCACGGTGCCAAAGCAAGTGCAGTTCGAGGATGTCGTCGCCTTGCTGCCGGCTGAGGTAATCGTCAGCATCTATCAGCAGTTGGGTAACTTCTTGCCGGATTTGAAGACGGTTATCGAGACGCAAGACCGTGACTTTATGACGGCCTTGATGTCGCTGGTCGTGCAGATGAAAGGCGTATCGGTAGCGACTGCGACTAAGTTCTACGACGCGTTGAACGTCGCCAATACCTTCGAGGAGTTGGTGTCAGTCGCCATCGACAAACAGGATCGCGTCTACCTGATGAAACTTCTTCAGATCGGGATTGCTGCACAGGTCATCACGCAGGAAACGCTCGATGAACTGGCGGCGCTGCTGAGTGCCACGGAGACGGTGACGGACGTAGCGCCTGACACGGTGCCGGCGCCATCGTACAGCGAAGAATATGATCTTGGCACGGTGACGGCAGATGACGTGCTTTTTGTGATTAGCGGATTAGCGGGGTGACGCAATGGCCGACGAACAAGAGACTATCCAGCCGGCAGCAGACATCTTCCCGGCATCAGGCGACGAGTGGTCAACCTTCTTCTACTACTTTGGCAACGATGCTGGCGTGGGCGTCAAGGAGCTTGTTCCATCGCCTGGCCCCTCGCGTCAGATTCAGTTGCGCGAGTTGACGATCTGTCGGACATCACAATCCATCAACAATTTACTCATCTTCTACGGTAACGACGCCGTGAAGTTTGTCCCGCTCGGTGAGGTGCCGATCTTCGAGCGGTTCGGGCAACATCCGCAGTATATCTCGGTGGGTGAAAACAAAGCGTTGAAGGTCAGCAATTCCACAGAAAACGTCTTCGTCGTGTACGGCGAGTTTCGGATTGCGAAGGCGTAACCATGTGGATACTGTTTGTCATGCTGCTTGGGTGGTTTCAGCCGGCGCAACAGACCGACTTCTGTTACGCGCTGGCAGAACCATACAAGCATTGGCCGTTGTATTTGGAAGTGACAGAGCAACTTGACACGTGTACCCACAACTGGTACACCGCCGACGTTTTCCTGGAAGATGAACGGCATACGCCGTCGATCTGGAATCACGTCTACCGTCCTTCGATTCCCGATTTGGTGCGTTTGGCTGAAACCTATCCAGGGCGTTACTGGCTGCTCTACAACGAGCCAGAACTGCCTGGGCAAGCCGACACGACGCCGAACGATGCTGCTATTCACGCCAGATACTGGATGGAAGCGATTGGCGAGAATGGCGAAACCGCTTGTTGCGGGGTGTCAATCGATGAGCGGTTGCCCTGGGACACGTGGCTGAATGCTTATCTTGACGCCGGCGGGCCGGTACCCGATCTATGGCATATTCACATCTACGCCGAAAACCCGGAAGTGTTTGATCGCCGGTGGGCACTCTGGCAGGCGTGGAACGCCGAGCACGGCAATCTGAAGACGATCATCAGTGAGGCCGGCTTTGGCGTCGAGATGTACGAGTATCTGCAAACCTGGCAGCACGAAAACGTGCCGCGCTTGTACTGGTTCGGTTTGGACAAGCCGATTCAGGTGCATGGTTTGTGTCCGGCCTGCACGCACCAACTATATGCGCCACTGCTTGGCGACTGGAGAAATGACAATGCGCCGTAAAGTCTTACTTGTATTTTTGATGTTGTCAATCGCCGGCGCGTTGGCGATTGGCGCGCGTGTGCTCCTGTGGGCGCCGGCGCCGGTTGCCGCCCAAGATGCGCCGATTTCGATAGCGAACCCGACGTATCCGTTGCTGCTTAACCGCTCCATGACGACCGGCACGCTCTATACGGCTTCGCCCAACTTTGCAGCAAACGGTCGCGATGCGTCTCTGACCGAGGGATACAGCAAGGGTGAGGTGTTTGTGACGATTGCGGGAATCGATGAAGGTGAAGCCGTGACAAGCACGGTTCAGTTTTCCGCTGATGGCGAGAATTGGTCTGATCTTGTCTACGACTACTGGAGCGGGTCGGAGATGCTGCAAGCAGTCGCACCGCGGTCTTTCACCGAAGATGGCACGCGTTACTCGCAGGTTACGCTGATGGGAGTGCGCTTGCGCACCAAGATCGAAGCAACCGGCCAGGTGACAGCAACCGTCTATGCCACGTATCGCAGGTAAACCTATGTCGATGCGTATTCTGATCTGTCTCCTGTTGCTGTTCGTTGCGGGCGGCGCCACCGTGCCGGCGTCGGCGCAAATCAACGACACTGCCGTCGCGCCGCGTATGCTCACCGTTTTTGACGGTATAGTCACAGGCGGAAATGCAATTTCGACAACGTACAGCGAAGTCGTGTTGACCAGGGAGTGGAACTACGCCGACATCTTCATCACGGTTTCGGATAGCGGTGACGCTTACGTGTGGGCAACGCCGCAGTTTTCCGCCGATGGCGTGAACTGGACGGACGGCGCTATGTACGGGCAATTCGAGACGGCGCCCAACGTGCGCGAGTGGTTGAATCCGAGCCACATGTTTTCGCGTGCAGGCGACGGTTCGACGCACTTGTCGCCTATACTTGCCGGCCGCTACATGCGCATCAAACTGGATTGGATGCTGTCGCCACACATCAACGCAAAGGTGATGTTCCGACAATGAGACGACAAGTGCGACCTGTGGTGGTGGCGTTGGTGCTGCTGCTGGCGTTGAGCGCCGGCTGGCGGATTGGCGTTGCGCCGGTCGTCGCGTTGGCGCCCACGTACACACTCGATTTGTTGGTGCGTGAGAACGCCGTGATTGCGTGTGGAGGCAACGCGCTGCGCATGGATCGTATCCCGGACAGGCCGCTGTCGGTGGCGATCTACTGCTACCAGGAACAATCTGGCGAGCAGAAACCGGCTGGAAAATTGCAATCGGTATTGATTCGATGAACACCCCTTATCTTGTCTGGACGCGAATGAAACCTGTAGTAGCGCCGCCGGCGCGCCAGCAAAGACTGCGCACGGCTGGCTTGACGGTGCGTGAGCGTGAGGTTGCACGGTACGTGGCAAGCGGGCTGAGCGATGAGGAGATTGCACAGTTGTTGGTCATCAACGTCGGCACGGTGTCTACGCACCTATACAACGCATCGCGCAAACTTAAGGCTGCCACGCGGTCGCAGTTGGGCATGTGGGCGCTTTGTGCAGGGCTGATTACGTCGGACGAAGTGCTTGCGTTTTGGCACGAGCATAGACCTGAAATCCTGGGGCCGGGAACCGTGACGCCGCTCGCCTGGATGAAGATGCGCGTTGCAAGTCTATCAAGCCGTGAGCGCGATGCCGTCAAATATGCGGCTTGTGGGCTGAAGAACGCCGAGATTGCGCAGGTAATGCGCATCAAAGCGCCTGGTGTGCGCTTTCTGTTGTACAGCGCGTTCGACCGGCTTGGCGTGGCGTCACGCTCTCAGTTGGCAGGGTTGACAATCCTTACCGACATGCTCACACACAGCGACGTGTTGGCTGTCTGGTGTAAGCACAAGCCGGAGATGTTCGGACACGACTGGAGCGACCATGTATTGCACAGCCAGTGATGTGAAGGCTTTCGCCCGTGATAGCGCACTGGACGATGCTGTCCTGGACTTGCTGCTTGACCCGATCAGCGAAGCGGTGGATCGGTGGTGCCGGCGCTCTTTTGGCACGACGATTGGGGCGGTTTCCTTCGATTATCAAGACGCCAAGCAGTTGCGCTTGGGGCGCGACCTGGTGAGCCTGACGCAGATCGACACCAATGCCGATCAGTCATTCTTGCCGGCGGCGGTTTTGCTGGAACCGCGTTCCGGCCCGCCCTATCAGTGGTTGACGCTCATCAACAGCAGCGATCAGTTTTCCTACAGCGACACGAAGACGAGCGCAATCACCGTCAACGGCACGTGGGGCTATAAAGCGACCGTACCCAGTGCAGTCAAGCTGGCGACGATCAAATGGGTGCTGGCTGAGTACAACAAGGCCGACGTGCAGGGCTTTGGCGCCATCGGCGCCGCCGGTATGAATGTCGGCATGGCTTTTGTGGAAAGCGCTGCGCCGCCAATGGAAGTGCAGGAACTCCTCAATGCCTACCGACGCCGGCGCGTGGAGGCATTGTGAGCAACGTCGTCATTGGGCGCAACCAGGGGCAAGCCGCCTACAACAAGGTATGGCGCATGATGGGAAGCCCTACGCTGTCGCTCATCTACCCGATGGCCGAGTGGACGCTGCCAACAGGCGTGAGCTACGACCGGCACTACGACCAGTTTGTCGATGCCGCCGGCACAGTGGTCGAAGTGGACTGGGCAGACCAGCCAACGCTGTCATCGCCCTTCCTGACGCAGCGCCACGCACGCGACGTGAAGCTGCAACTGCCGGGACAGAGCACGCAGCACGAAATGTCGGTCGTCCTGCCCTGGTCGAGCACGACACAAGATCGCGTAGACGGCGCCTGGGGCGTGCTCGTGGACGGAAATCTGTACCGGGTTGCGTCGTGGGAGTGCCAGCCGGCGGGCGTGGAAACGCCGGTCAGCATCGTCGTGCAGTTGCGGGAAGAAAATCGCTGATCATTCGGCGGATTCTTTTTGCCGTCGAATATGCCTGGAGGAATATCTTGGCGTTTCGAAATTACAAGACGTGGCGCGCCAACCTGGTGCGTGAGCAAAATCGTATCCAGCAGACCACACGGGCAGCAGTGCCGGCGGTGGGGCGCGGCGTGCGCGATTTGATGCGTGAGCGCATTCCGCCGGGCGCCACGCGTTCGCTTGGAATGCCCAACACGTTTCCGGGTTATGCCGCCACCGGTCACATGAAGACGACCATCGTCGCCGGCCCGGTCGAGGAGCGCGCAAAGGGCGTCTATGCCGTGCGCGTGGGGATAGCGAAAGGTGCGCGCAAGCTCGACTACATCAAGGCGCACGTTCACGAACGCGGCGCCCACATCTACCCGCGGCGCGCCAAGATGCTGCGCTTTGTCATCAACGGCGAGGTGATCTTCGCTCGCCACGTCTACATCCGTCCCAAGCGGTGGGCGTCGAGTGCGTGGGACGAAGCGATCTTGCTGGCGCCGCAGATGCTGCACGCACGCTTCATGGAGTTGTACGGGAGGTTCCGTTGAGTGATTTCAGTGTGTCCGAGGTGCTGGCCGCCTACATGCGGTTGCTGGAGCGCACACGCGCCAACGATGGCTTGGGCATCAGTGCGCTGCTTGGCTTCCCTGGCACGGGGCGCACGGAGCCGGCATTGCCGTGTGCGGCGCTGGTCTTTGCGACCGACGACTACACAGGCGCCGGGCAGCGGCCTACGCCGCGCTTGGGGCAAGTGCCGCCGTCCGGCACGGGCATCGTGGCGACGCTCTATCTGATTGCTCGCAACGAGCCGGAGCTTCTGGGGCTGATCGACGCGCTGCGCAACGTCAAGGCGCAGGTTGCGTCGGTGACGGCTGATTCTCAGGGTTTGGTCGTGCGCTACGGCCCGACTCAGCGCGTCGATCTGGCAACGCAGGATCGGGTGCTGGAATACGTCGTGGCGACTTCGCTTTCGTTTTCGGTACGCTAAGACCGGGAGGTTTTTAAAATGGCATCACCTACTACCCTGCCTACCCTGCAAGTGCAGGAAGGGCAACTCTACGTGTTACGCAAAGGGAGCGGCGGTAGCGCCGTCGTCATCGGGCAGGCTGTGCGCGTGCAGCCGCAGTCGAACGTGCCGACGCGCAAGATTCCGCGCCTGGGCGATACGAACAAGGCAACGTCGTATCAGCCCGCTGAGCACTCGGTCAGCATCGAAATCTATGCTGAGCGCGACCCGGCGCAGATGGCGCAGCTTCTGGGCGGCACTACCAAGCCCGCGTCAGGCGGGTGGGTCGGCACTGAGGAACTGCGCTTGAATCCGACGGTGACGGCGTTCGATCTGTTCGTGGACGTGTACGAGACCGCCACGGGCAGCGGCGACGTGCTGGCCGGCACGTGGACGCTCGACAACTTCAAGCCGTCGAGCTTGAGCGTGCCGGTGCAGGCCGACAACGTGGTCACGCACACCATCAACGGCGAAATCGATGATCTCTACTACACGCCGTCGGACGGCTACGGCGCCTAGCGCCTGGGAGGTTTGAATGGCATCACCTACTACCCTGCCTACCCTGCAAGTGCAGGAAGGGCAACTCTACGTGCTGCGCAAGGGGTCTGTCGTCATCGGGCAGGCTGTGCGCGTGCAGCCGCAGTCGAACGTGCCGACGCGCAAGATTCCGCGCCTGGGCGATACGAACAAGGCAACGTCGTACCAGCCCGCCGAGCACTCGGTCAGCATCGAAATCTACGCCGAGCGCGACCCGGCGCAGATGGCGCAGCTTCTGGGCGGCACTACCAAGCCCGCGTCGGGCGGGTGGGCCGGCACTGAGGAACTGCGTCTGAATCCGACCGTGACGGCGTTCGATCTGTTCGTGGACGTATACGAGACCGCCACGGGCAGCGGCGACGTGCTGGCCGGCACGTGGACACTCGACAATTTCAAGCCGTCGAGCTTGAGCGTGCCGGTACAGGCCGACAACGTGGTCACGCACACGATCAATGGCGAAATCGATGATCTCTACTACACGCCGTCTACTGGTTACGGCAACGCCGACCTGAGCGCCCTGGCGTTGAGCGCCGGCTCGATCTCGCCGGCCTTCGCGGTTGGCACGACGAGCTACACGCTGGCGGTCGCCAACGGTGTGACCAGTACGACGGTGACGCCGACAGCGGCCGGCAAGACGATCACGGTCAACGGTACGGCGGTCGCTTCGGGCAGCGCGTCCGGCTCGATTGCGCTGGCGGTGGGCGCCAACACGATCTCGGTGGTCGTCACGGTCTCGTCGGGTGCGACGAAGACCTACACCGTGACGGTGACACGCGCGGCGTCCTGATCTACGTAATGTTCCCATCTGAGTGCAGGCCGGCGGTCAACGGGGATCGTCTGTCTGCACTCGTTTTGCAGGAGACGGTATGTCCAGAGTAACGACCTACGATGTGAATCGAATCATCGCCGGCGAGAAGATCGAGATCACGGTCAAGTATCCTTTGGCCGACAAGCCGGAAGGTTTTCGCTGGTTCATCATGCAGCCGACCGACTGGTTGTACGACATGGGGCTGGCGGTGGGTGAGGCTGCCGAGGCCGAGGTGATGGCGTTGCCTGAGTTGGAGTCGATGCGCCAGATGGCGCCATCCAAACAGTGGTTGCACCAGCAGACGCTTTCACGCCAGCGCATTTCGGCGCACATCAAAGAGCTTGAGGCGCTGCCCAAGCGCACGCCGGAAGAAGACCTGGAGTTGGAGGTCAATCGCAGCCACTTGGAGCGGCTGATCGATCCTGCCAGCTACACGCGCGCCGACGAGATCGCCGCGCAGAATGCCAACCGTGCGCGTGATTTCTGGTTGCTGCCGCGCCTGATTGTGGACGATCAAAATGCGCTGTTGTTCGATCTTTCCACGCCGGAAGGCCAGCATCGCTGGCAAGCGATTGGGCGCAAGACGCGCCTGGAGTTGCGCGGTGTGTTGATGCAGGTGTTGTCGTTGGTGCTGCTCGCAAAAAACTGAGGGGCCGGCCTGAGTTCGAGTTGAAATTCAGGCTGGCCGACATCTATCAGTTTTCCAAGTCGTTTCCGGGCGGCATGTGGCAGATGACTGCCGCACAGCGGGCGCTGTTGACGGGCGGCAAGCGCAAGGCGGCGCGCCGGCTGTCGCTGGAGGAGATGATCGGGATGACGCAGCGCAATATCGATACTGAGACGCCGCCGAGCGAGTAGCGCGCCCGGCGGCGTTTTTGCGTGCTCACCGCGTTTCCTGCGCCAGCACGCCGGCCAACAGCAGCTTGTCGGGGTCTCTCCCCACCAGGTAGCCGGCCAGGAATGCCGCGTTGACGGCATCGCGCAATGCGCCGATAAACTCTGTGCCGGCGTCGGCGCTTTTGATGGCGTCGAGTTCGGGAAAACGCCGCGTGAGTTCATCCTCGAAGTCCACAAAGACTTGTTTGGTCGTCAGGGACTCGATAAACTCGAACATCGGGAATTCGATTGACGTGAACTGTCTGTGTAGCTGTACGTTCCGATAGCCTAGCATGTAACCTCCTCGTGAATAAAGACGAATCGCCGCCTGTAGCCCTCACCCCGACGCGCACGGGGAATCCTCTACGAGTGACCGCTTGCATTCATCGTGACGATGAATCGCCGCCTGCAACGTTGGCGGAAACGTTGCAGATCATCGGGCTGTACGCCTTGCATTCATCGCTACGATGAATCGCCGCCTGCAACGCAGCACATTGTTGCGGAGGCAGCGATTCAATACGACTTGCATTCATCGCTACGATGAATCGCCACCTGCAACTCCGGCATTCATCGTGTCCCGCCAGGAACAGCAAAACTTGCATTCATCGTGACGATGAATCGCCGCCTGCAACGCGCCTATCCAGCAAGCGGCAACGCTCGGCGGTTCCCCTGCATTCATCGCTACGATGAATCGCCGCCTGCAACAACCTGGCAGCCAGCATCAGCCCGAAAGTGCTGCTCTTGCATTCATC from Vampirovibrionales bacterium harbors:
- a CDS encoding phage major capsid protein; translated protein: MSADFGVLERQRDEAVSKAQKALMAGDLESGRTYRAEAEKLTESMRELKSLSELGGGIAMRRPPLPGTTGVEEDIATNAAKAAYVARFGSLEGSIKGILTDLHGAEYEGLYWQQRAAFKTYLRRGDSGLDRSQFTLLKQIVLTPNFVKSAIQQGMDSVASIKSTMVEAIDTLGGFAVPVDFQSRVIERLKGETVVRGGASVDNTSRDTVEIPVSTGGTDQYSSAVRVTWVDEKPTAGTAATNLTFGMEQVPVHTVMAETGLSRNMIEDAAFDIEEFLTRKFAEAAAIDEDNKFILGSGVGCPQGILPGGANLLGLTERVSGDTDDITWNSLISLSYAVARQYRRNAKWIAERFTYEEIAKFQDGTSGNYLWNPYQTGGGANGAPAKLLGYEPLEQEIMPSVAANAYPMIFGDLAGYQIFDRIGMTVERYLDSTTARQNMVMFVMRRRLGGQVTEPWRFAVLKIASS
- a CDS encoding cadherin-like beta sandwich domain-containing protein; this encodes MASPTTLPTLQVQEGQLYVLRKGSVVIGQAVRVQPQSNVPTRKIPRLGDTNKATSYQPAEHSVSIEIYAERDPAQMAQLLGGTTKPASGGWAGTEELRLNPTVTAFDLFVDVYETATGSGDVLAGTWTLDNFKPSSLSVPVQADNVVTHTINGEIDDLYYTPSTGYGNADLSALALSAGSISPAFAVGTTSYTLAVANGVTSTTVTPTAAGKTITVNGTAVASGSASGSIALAVGANTISVVVTVSSGATKTYTVTVTRAAS
- a CDS encoding helix-turn-helix transcriptional regulator; protein product: MNTPYLVWTRMKPVVAPPARQQRLRTAGLTVREREVARYVASGLSDEEIAQLLVINVGTVSTHLYNASRKLKAATRSQLGMWALCAGLITSDEVLAFWHEHRPEILGPGTVTPLAWMKMRVASLSSRERDAVKYAACGLKNAEIAQVMRIKAPGVRFLLYSAFDRLGVASRSQLAGLTILTDMLTHSDVLAVWCKHKPEMFGHDWSDHVLHSQ